From the genome of Peromyscus maniculatus bairdii isolate BWxNUB_F1_BW_parent chromosome 19, HU_Pman_BW_mat_3.1, whole genome shotgun sequence:
TCTTAatgcctaaagaaaaaaaaggacatcCACAATTCAAATTCACACTGGACTTCATGATAAATCagtaaaacagaaaaggagatcCTCCATGCATTGACGACTAACACATGCCCTACCAACTTCACTGATCAATATTCGATTAGAAATTACATTGTATTAAAAAGTTACTAACAAATCGTCATCTATAACTGGTACTGAAGCAAGAACAATCAATGATGTATGAAAATCCTGCTTTGAAAAGTGAGCTCTTTTGATTTATGGCGTCTCCTTTgttaataaagagaaagaaaataaaatgtacacaGGGTTTCTTAAGTTTGTCTTGTCTTCCCCTTAACTTCAAACACTGGAAGCAGAAAACTCTTTCACTCCTCCCGCTGAGGTCTAacctctttcaaaataaaataaaataaaataaaaagccgttttaaaaagaagaaacaataaatGAAGTGACAGGAGGTGAAGGAATGAGGAGTGTGCGCAGGGAGAATAAAGGGCGGTTTTATAACAGGAGGTATTTTGTTAGCAAGTGACTGGCAGGTCTCCTCCAAGTTATAAAGAATTCCTTCCACTCTCCCAAACTGCAGAGGCCAAAAATGTCTAGTCTAATAGTTCTGAAATCCCAGAGTCAGGAAAGCCTTGGGGGAGGGCGGAGAACGAGtgagtgggggaagggggagagaaagaccagcaggagaagaaagaacaaaaggagaAATCCAAGAAAGGGGAAGGGATCCAGAGGACCCGGGAGGCCTAGGAGTGGGCGCTGGGGAGAGCACGACCCCGGGAGCAGCGAGGCAAGCAGGGCAGGGCCATACTCTGCAGCGCGGCGCACCATGGACAGGGCTCCGCGCGGGCGCGGCCCACACCCCTCTAGAGGGCGGCGGGAGAAGAGCGAGCGACCCCGCGTTGGCCCCGTCCCGCTTCGGTGACCGCAGCACTCTCTGGCCCTGCGGCCCGAGTGTACCAGGCCCTGACCCGGGAGGGGAGCGTACAGCACCATCTGTGCCCATCTCTCGCTCCCAACGCCCGCGGGGAGGCACTTCCGAGCCTGGCCCGCACTTGGGGCTACCATCCTGCTACCCGACCTCTCTTCCGGATGGGGGTATGCATGGGGCTCCGGGGTGAGTTTCCCAGCCACGCAGCGAGGGTGGACACACCTCTCTCCCGCTGCCTCTATAGGACCCCCACCGCACATGGGCACCGACTTGGGACCCCCGCCTAGACCCCGCCCAGCGCGAGGGTCGCATCCAAGGCTGCGTGGCGTGGCCAATGGGACCTGCTGGAGATCGGGACTGGGGTAGGGACATCTTCGGCAGGGATGCCCCAAGAAAGTTGGGCTGGGGGCCTGTGTCGCGGAGTAGCAAGAGAACTCGGGACCTGCCTGGAGCAGGTGCTTCCAGCTGCCGCCAAGTCTCAAAGTACAGTCAATGCAAAGGCTTGCTGGCGCTTTCTCGAGAGTAGGAAAAGTGAGGGTGGCTCCAGGCAACTGCGTCCCCAGGACCCACGCAGGGCAGAGACAGCGGTAcggagaaataaatatatatttaaaaaaaaaaaaaaaggccaagtaatggGGACTTCTCGCCTGGTCTGGTACCAAGAATGAGGGGCCAGAAGCGTGCTAAAGCGTCTGCCGGCAGACACTCAGTGTGGCAGAGGACCAGAATCGCTTTCCAAGTGGGGCCAGCATAGAATATTGCCAGGGCAAGAGAATTCAAAGGCCAGAAGGCAACTCTGAGCTGGGATGAAGACAATAGGACATAGGAGCCCCTGCGCACCAGGAGGCGCGCGGGTGCTGgagcggggtggggtggaggcaaGTCctgtaactaagacaccagaGTGAGAATTCCTAGTGCAAACTCGCGACCCCTccctgaagaaataaagaaaacaaacaaaaaaaaatcgcATTAAAGTACAATGTGAGGGGACGAAAAGCACAGAAAACTACAAAACCTAGGAGTTATCCTGCCTCACCCTTCCTCGAGCTCGCCTTGGCCCAAAGGCGAAGCCAAGGAGACCCTGTGACCAAGGCTCGCAGAAGCAGGCGCGGTAGACCAGCTGGTCAGGGCGCCTGGCCCCGGAGTCCGACCGGGGCTTCATGCCTGTTCAGTTTCTTGGCCGCGCGGTGTGGCACCTCCCTTCCCGGGTGCTCAGCCCGGCCCCGCAGCGGCGCGGGGAACAAAGGGACCCGGCGCCGCACGCCCCACCCCGCTTGCAGCCCGACCCACCCGGGACCTCTGCGTACCTGAAGCAGGGCTGCCAGCAGCGGCAGCAGGGTCCGCGGCGCTCCCGCTATCCGGCACATGGAGGCGGAGAGGGGCCGAGCGAGGAgccggaggcggcggcggcagcagcagcggagCACCAACAGCAGCGCGGAGACGGCTCCGGGCAGTGgccaccccttcccttcccctcccctccccacccccttctccgcTGCTCTGCGCTCCCCGCCAATGAGAGCGAGCTGGTAACAAATAGCGGGCCTCCGAGTCCGCCGGACTCGCACCAGGAGTAATAAAACAGACGGGAGAtcaaggagctggggagggggcggggagaagggCGGGCGTGCGTGCGCGCCGagcaatgtgtgtgtgcgtgtgtgtgtgtgtgtgtgtgcacgcgtgtgcgtgtgtgcgggCCGCAGAGCAGGCGGCTGGGCTCCGGCCGGAGTGCAGCGGCAGCCCCAGAGATGCGGTGGCCCGGGGACCGAGGCGGATGGAGGATACGGAGGTGGAAGCCGGGCGGGTGGCGCTCTCAGGAGCTCCTCCACGCGAGCTTTCGAACCCCGGCTTTTCCCTTCTCTGGGCGTCCTCTCCAGGGCCGAGCGGTGCGACAAAGCTTCCGGGGGGAGAGCGCCTCGGGGGAAGGGCGCTCGCGGCGGTGCGCGTTGCGCCCACAAAGGGCGACGGTCCCGCTGGCCAGGCCTCCGCGGCGcccccttccctgctctctgGCCACTTGGAGACTCTGTTCTCCCGCTGCGGCCGCGTGGGGGGGTTGTCACGAAGGAAGGGGGGGGAGGATGCGCGGCCGCTGTCGCGATGGCCGTGCCCCTCGCCGCTCGCGCGCGTCGGCACCAGCCGCCTAGTCCTCGCCACTCGCGCGCACCGCGAAGGGTCTCCGTTGGCGCGACCCGGGCGAGCTGCAGCCGCTCTCCCGCCTGGCCGCACGCGCCGCCCGGGCCTCCCGGTCCCctcccgccgccgctgccgccgccgccctcGCCCCCGCCTCCCTCCTCCCGAGCCTCCCGCCCGCGTCGTGGCCAATGGGAGGCCACCGAGCTGCGGCGGTAGCGGGCCGGATCCACGGCAGCCGCCCGCCCCCGCCCTGCCCAGCGCTCGGTTTTCCTTCTGCTGCAGCCCGCGGGGGTCGCCCGAGGGGTGGCTGGGGTACGCCGAGCGCCGCCCAGCAGGTGGAGGGCTGCGGGAAATAAAACTACTTGCGCAGGAACTTGCTTAGCGGCGGCCCAGTCTTAGGTCCGCGGAGGGGAATTGGTGGCGACTGAGAAtcggagggaggaaaggaaggatatCTCTCTCCTTGGTAGCCTAAAGCATGCGTTTTCTGTTTTGTCATTCTTTCGCGATAGATTATTTTTCCGGGCACTGCCAGACACAGCAAAGTAGCAACGCAAGCAGAGCCCATCCTAGCCATTGTTGTCTGAGCATCCTGCCGGCAGGGGAGCCCAGGCCAGGCTCCTCTTTGGTGTtcgcacctctccagcccccgtcaTTGCGGATGTACTGGAATGACTCAAGTTTctgtgttcttgttttgttttctgcccacccccaaccccccgcACGTACACGGTGGGAATTTGAGAGTGCGTgcaattttatttgaaatctcttcttttatatttttaccgGTTCCTGCCGGTAGTCACATTTCTAGGCTAACATTTACAGGGACTTTGATACTCCTTCCTGCAGCACTCGgcagcaattaaaaataaacagaagcttAGTGAAAATAGGATCAGAAAGATAAAATGACTGCTGCAGAATTCACACCAGATTAaggatttttgtttcctttgagacaggaactTGAAAGTGTGAAACTTTACAAGTTTGGGTCACAAGCATTTTGTGGAATGgtagggggcagggagagagcgCTTGATTCTTGCAAGGTAATAaaacggctttttttttttttgtccccctAGAACCTTGGCTTTATGGAGATATTGAGTGGTGTTTGCTTTAGAGGTGAATGAAACAGCCTGTTTTATATAAGCGTTGCAACACATTTGAGATCAATTAGCTTATTTGAAGTAAATGAATATATTCTGTCCCTATTGCACTCTCTTCAGCTTTGGGCAACTGAAATATTAACATTTGGATCTGAGGTTCAAGACACTGATCATTTAAGAATTTGACGATGAACCTGGAAAAATCAAATACTAATTTCTTTGACATAACTGATGCAGCTTTTAATAATGTACGATTGCTAGttaggcttttaaatttttaatattaattggAAGGCTtattcaattttaattaaaacataatattGCAAGCCACGTTTTATGACACTAAATTTTTTCGTGGCTttcttctcaaaaaataagaaaggtcATGTTAATTAAATTTCAAAGATGAGATGAAGGACTTGGGCTAATATAGTAATCAGGCCagcctgttcttttcctttttttttttttttcttctaaatgttATTGCCATAGGACTGCTAATGGGTAGTAAAGTACTCTTCACAATAGCATGTTTATAAATTCCATTTTTAGGGAGTCTCTCATAACAGAAGACATCAGTCTGGGGGAACAGCTCCCATCTCCACCCCCAATGACTAAGCTGGGCACTGGCCTTGGGACCTTCGCTGCACTCTCTCCTGAGCTGCACCTCTTGATGTTTATTGCCACGATTAAAGTTACAATGGACTCTAACTTGACTAATTTTTGCTTGTTGGTATCATTTGAGTAGAGCTTTAAACATCACAGTCCCCATAAATTAAGCTTTTTTTAAGATCCCCAAATCTACTTCTGAGTTGCTGCCGTGCTGGTCTCTTTCTCTGGGAACAGCggttctgttttatttcatctattttttttttaatcgcttGAGTAAGCACTCTAAAATCTAGTTTGCTTATCACCAACTGGGTTGGATTCTTGTCTGACTTTAAGTTGATCACCCGGATCAACTAAACCGTTTTAATTGGTTTCTGATTGCAAGAAGGACTAGCCTGGTCTAATACCGTGTTGTTGAAGATTACGTACATCCCTATGATGCTAATGAACTCATTCTAGTATCGACTATTATAGCCACACAGCATTTCCTCTGTAACACTGTTCTCAGTATCGTCCAGCAGTGCATTTCTTTCTCTAAACCAGTGATGGCCCCACGCCTAGACAACGACCCCCTGATCAGAATATTGCCTGTCTAAAGGCTGggtttccttcctttattttattgaaCTTCAAGGACACAAGGGGCTTGCCAGTGACCCAAAGAAACCATTGGGTGATATTAGTTTTGCTAAGATGGAGGAAGATTAGAACGATGATACAAGTGAAGACTGGGCTTATAGACCAAATCAATCTTAACTTCTGTTTAATGATCTATTTAACACAGGAGGATgccaaatgtgtgtgtatgcttgccaTTGTTGACAAACTAAATCAGTGACGACTCAGTCTACAGAGGATGTAGCTAGCCACACATTGTGTAGCAAACACAATTTCTAAGCAAAATCACAACAAAtcttgctttgtgttttctcAGACAGGAGACACTAAATGTGCAAAtgcctgttgttgttttttttgttttgttttttgtaaaatgTTCTCGCTTTGAAAACAAATGTCCAACAGTAGTAGTCTAGTCTGTAGCTTCCTGTCCTCCATACATCCTCTGCAGACATGCCTTTAGGGCAGGGCTCCCGCTGCCCAACAGAATTCTTCCCAAACATTGAATagagtcttttcctctcctcccaggccccaAGGGAAACTAGGTTAACCCTTTTCCCTTACAAAATACCCtcagattttacttttctttccagtTAATTTCAGTCTGAATTAAAGCTGACCTTCCTTGGGTAGCATCCCTTTCATGGAGTCCCTGAATGTTATATGTGAAGTTGTAGACCTGGTTCGTGCAGTCCCTCATTTTGTAGATGGGAAATCCCCGTGTGGGAGACAGCCCATTGCAGGTGAGACTTCAGAACGGCAGCCATATTATCTTACTGGCACTTTTAGCCTCTGTTTTGCCTTATTCTGGGGAGTCCCTTTAGAAAGGTCCACTACATGGGACaatcattttgttttcaaaatctgTATGAAATTTGCACTAGAACTCTGCATCTTGTCCATCTCAGCTCTCTGGCATGATCACCTTGCCTTATTTAGTGTGATTTTAGCATTTGAGGATCCATCTCTTTGATAGCACCTGGCTCCTAAGCACATACCAGTGGCTCAGGCAGAGAAGCTGTGATCTGTTCTGATACCAGAACAGAaacatgactttaaaaaatatgaatcgTTCTTGTTAAAGTACATTATTTACCCCTTTCAGTATTTGCAGATGAAACTCAATTACCCACATGgaaaaatataacaaagtaaTTTGAAGTACGTATGGTCAAGTGAGCTACGAAAATCTGATGAGCAATTAAGCAGAGCAGAGTAACTTGCAAGCAACCCCTGAATTACAGCAAACTTCCTTGTGGAAAATAGAAGGCATAACACACAGACAGGACTGTACATTAATGGACACATGACTTTGAGTATGTTTCCTAACAGCCCAAAGGCTCTGTTAGTTCCTTATTTCTAACATGAGAAGAAGTCCAGTATTATTTAGGAAATATATGAAGACAGGATCACAGCTGGACTTCAGCATTTAACATCTGTATATTAAATATGAAGACTTCCATGTGGGACCCTGAGGGCAGTTACTCAGGATCTCAGGTAATATTCTTCCCCTGTCCCCAGTtctctcttcagtgtttttctcttttgtgtttctttttaagatttaaaaagaaaactaagaccggagagatggctccgttggTAACACATGTGCCTCCAAATCATAGGGGCTAGAGTTACATCCCTAGATTCCATTTAAGCTGTGAGGAAACCGCCATCGCAGCTGTGGAGAGACCGGAGAAACAGGAATGTGCTGGCCAAGTACTAGTCTGGTTGGCAAAACTGTCCCTATCTTCTTGAGTTCATCTGTGTCCACTTGCAGAAGATCACCACAACAAGACTTACTATTAACTTCCCCCACTGAAGAAGGAACAGGGAGGGTCAGAGGACTCTCACACAGATAGCCAGCTGTGACCCCCAACCAGCTGTCTGTATGCAGCACTGATCTAGCTGCACATGATCCAAGGGAATGGCTGGAAGTGTCAAAGCTTGGGAGGGCCGTGAGCACCCTTTACATAGACATCCGTGTAGTCATGTTAGGCATCCTTGGGGACGCCTCATCCATACAAgactttccagtgtggctgctttAATGCTCTTGACCATAACCCCATACCCATTGTTCTGTCAGTAAGCCTAGTAAACTCACTGGTTCTCTGGGGTGAACTTTGTCACTGGTACCTTAGGAGGAAGGGTGGACATTGTTTATGTCTCCCTCCAGGGAAAGAATTTTAGTAACAccgtgtctcaaacaaaaagtgGAAAGTATGAATTAtgttctgacctctacaggtacttacccccaacacacacatgtgcacccctacacgtgactgcacacacacacaatttatttagTTTGTCCAAGCTTTAGTGAACAACAAAATCTGTCATATAAAAAGCGATGCAAAGTAAATATTCTATGGACCAATAGAAAATTGAAACTTTGGTGACTTTATGTAAACATGTAGAAACACAAGTCTGGCCATATCAAAATATTCTTTTGAAACAACAACACATTCATTATCTCTGTATTGAtttatatacttaaaaattaattcattttaaaattgttgcAAGATTTGACAAGTAACAGGACAGAACCAAGACTTGTTTTGCTTAGACCCTTCCTTTTGTGAACctgatcttatttatttatttcctgaacCACTTCTTGATTATGTGCTATCAAAGGCAAATTGCAAACATAATCCCTAGAGTTCACTTAAAGATGAGCTCCATTTAAGAAAATGGGATTCCTTTGATACCCCAAAAAACCCTACCTTCTGTACCGGAAGCATGGGTATTTATTTATGGGGTGGTACCAGCACTCCGGTTACTTAACAGCCAGAGGGCCTATTTCTCAAGACAAAcggaaatggaagaaataaaacaaatcactCTGAACTCTTTGGTAAGGGTTAGTTGTGCCAAACTTTTGCCCTTGTGTCCTTTTAAAGGCAAAGATCTGCCTTCGGGAGAGTTCTGAAATACAGCTGTCATTGTGTAGAGGACAGTAAAACATATTTAGTGTCTGGATTTAACACTCATTATGCCCTTTCCTCCAGTGAAGATTGACGTCGTTGGTTAAAGTATTGGTGTGGGCTCTGGAGACCAGATTTGTCTTCCCAAAGCTATAGATGGTTGAATAATCTTAAGcatttcatttaatttctctGCATTTTCTTATCTACCCCATGGAAACAATGCTACCTTCCCTTAGGGAACACTGAGAGCAGCAAGAAAATGTCAGTAAAACCCATTTAGTTCTTCAGAGGGAAGGGCTAGATAAGACTGCAGTGTTCTTTAAGTCTGTGGATTTAACCGTAAGAGGAGTAATTCTCTCACATCTAAATTTAAGTCACACTTTAATGATGGGGTATCATCAAGCCAAGGAGTGCTTGCTAAATCATTCTCATATccacaaatgtttaaaataacGTATTTGCCTTTCGAACTATAAAAGCAGCTCTCACTGATAGTTGAGAAAATCCATCATTGATTTACTGTATTCATCCACAGattgtgtttcttcttccttaGTAGGCATAGCCTaggtttaactttaaaatggtagctggaaaaaaaaatacataaaaagggAACTAATGAGATGGTTCCGCGGGCATAGTACTTGCTATGTAAGCAAGAGGACTAAGTTCCTAtctccagcacccaggtaaaaggcaggcatggtgacgcacacctgtaaccccagcactaggaaacAGAAACTGGAAGAACCTGGGGGAAGAGGGCtttctggccagtcagtctagcccaAAGCAGTGAGCTTCAGGTGAAgcgagaaaccgtgtctcaaacaaataagGTGGATGGAGATTGTGCAAAAGGACCTGAAAGAGACCAAATGTGTGTGGAGGTAGAACAGACTTAGCAAAAGGATGGGCCAGGGGGAGGATAGGAGAACCATAAAAcacactttgtttaaaaaaaaagtcacgccgggcggtggtggcacatgcctttaatcccagcacttggaaggcagaggcaggtggatctctgtgagtttgaggccagcctggtctacagagtgagatacagaacAGGTACCtaaactacacagaaaaccctgtctcaaaaaaccaaaaaaaaaaaaaaaaaagtcataatgatGTTTAACATGTatgctggtttaaaaaaaatgtaagttggaaaagtaattaaaaaagacACCCAATGTCAGTCACTCTCCTCCATATGCTTCTACATGGTCTagcactgtctctgtctctctcagggtctgtctgtctctctggctctggctcaCTCTCTCTCAACAACATTCCCCTTAATCACAGAATAGAATGTATGCCATGTGATCCATTCTTTATATAGCAGCTCAGAAGTGTTGAGTGATTATCACAGAGAATCATCATTTTTGGGAGctctgttattgttttttttttcttttttcacaaacATGTTTGCAAGAAATGTgaatattctcatttttaaacttgttttgacAGCCAATAATAAACATGTTTGCATTGAAAGTTAATTTATTAAAGCTAGATGAGATGTAAATCTTTTTAGAGAATCCTGGAAACAGGCAAGGA
Proteins encoded in this window:
- the LOC121824064 gene encoding uncharacterized protein LOC121824064, coding for MCVCVCVCVCVHACACVRAAEQAAGLRPECSGSPRDAVARGPRRMEDTEVEAGRVALSGAPPRELSNPGFSLLWASSPGPSGATKLPGGERLGGRALAAVRVAPTKGDGPAGQASAAPPSLLSGHLETLFSRCGRVGGLSRRKGGEDARPLSRWPCPSPLARVGTSRLVLATRAHREGSPLARPGRAAAALPPGRTRRPGLPVPSRRRCRRRPRPRLPPPEPPARVVANGRPPSCGGSGPDPRQPPAPALPSARFSFCCSPRGSPEGWLGYAERRPAGGGLREIKLLAQELA